In the genome of Bacillus sp. S3, one region contains:
- a CDS encoding NAD kinase, translating into MEKRRNIYLYHKRDADMLSKAAPLIELAERYGFTIVKDYRKANIIASLGDDGTFLQAVRKTGFRDDCLYLGVSTQNSLSMYCDFRISDTSKMIETMTSSEHIEVRRYPLIEVDVDGKGTFPCLNEFSIRSSIIKTLVIDVFVDELHLETFRGDGLVVATPTGSTAYNKSVNGSIVDPLLSCMQVSEVASVNTNRYRTLGSSFIVGAERSLTLKVVSEGNDYPTMGMDNEALSIRYTDKIKIKISDKKIKTLKLKDNSFWDKVKRTFL; encoded by the coding sequence ATGGAAAAACGACGCAATATTTATTTATATCACAAACGGGATGCGGACATGCTGTCAAAAGCGGCTCCCTTAATCGAATTGGCTGAACGCTATGGATTTACGATTGTTAAAGATTATCGTAAGGCAAATATTATTGCCAGCCTCGGGGACGATGGCACATTTCTACAGGCTGTTAGGAAAACAGGCTTTCGTGATGACTGTCTTTATTTAGGAGTTTCAACGCAAAACAGTTTAAGTATGTACTGTGATTTTCGAATCAGCGATACGTCAAAAATGATTGAAACAATGACCTCTAGTGAACATATCGAAGTCCGCCGTTATCCATTAATTGAAGTGGACGTGGATGGTAAAGGGACTTTCCCGTGTTTAAACGAATTCAGCATTCGCTCCTCTATTATTAAAACACTCGTCATCGATGTATTTGTTGACGAGCTCCATTTAGAAACGTTCCGCGGGGATGGACTCGTTGTTGCAACACCAACTGGAAGTACCGCATATAATAAGTCGGTAAATGGTTCGATTGTTGACCCGCTCCTTTCTTGCATGCAGGTTAGTGAGGTCGCTTCTGTGAATACGAACCGTTACCGTACACTTGGCTCTTCTTTTATCGTCGGGGCTGAGCGATCACTAACCCTTAAGGTCGTATCAGAAGGCAATGATTATCCGACAATGGGTATGGACAATGAAGCCTTAAGCATCCGTTATACGGATAAAATTAAAATTAAAATTAGTGACAAAAAGATTAAAACCTTAAAATTAAAGGACAACTCCTTCTGGGATAAAGTGAAGCGGACATTCTTATAA
- the rarD gene encoding EamA family transporter RarD gives MKKTDTQTGTIYAGFSYFIWGLLPIYWKLLEHVNALEILANRIFWSFTFMLIVLFFTKKWGLLVRTLKGFAQNQRQIYALAIASLIISGNWFIYIWAVNSGHMIEASLGYYINPLVSILLGMLVLKEKLTIYQYGSFILAAIGVLIMTFSHGSFPWISISLALTFAVYGLAKKLINVDSAVGLTLETFVVSPIAAIYVIFLFVQGSNSFLTASVGTDLLLIGAGVATAVPLLYFAKGAQKIPLSLLGFLQYIAPTLTLILGVFVYQEHFTKTQLLAFLFIWSALTIYSLSKSKLLPKKEFKNEKQATL, from the coding sequence ATGAAAAAAACAGATACACAGACGGGAACCATTTATGCCGGTTTTTCCTATTTTATTTGGGGATTGCTGCCAATTTATTGGAAGCTTTTAGAACATGTAAATGCACTGGAGATTCTGGCAAACCGCATTTTTTGGTCGTTTACTTTTATGCTGATCGTTCTTTTCTTTACGAAAAAGTGGGGATTATTAGTCCGTACCTTAAAAGGATTTGCCCAAAATCAAAGGCAAATCTACGCATTGGCGATCGCCTCCTTGATCATTAGCGGCAATTGGTTTATTTATATTTGGGCAGTGAATAGCGGTCACATGATTGAAGCAAGCCTAGGGTATTATATTAATCCCCTTGTCAGCATTTTATTGGGAATGCTTGTGTTGAAGGAGAAATTAACTATATACCAATATGGCTCGTTCATTTTAGCTGCAATAGGGGTATTAATCATGACGTTTTCGCATGGATCTTTCCCTTGGATTTCAATTTCCTTGGCCTTAACCTTTGCTGTCTATGGATTGGCTAAAAAGCTGATTAATGTGGATTCTGCGGTTGGCTTAACATTGGAAACATTTGTCGTTTCGCCGATTGCTGCTATTTACGTGATTTTCTTATTTGTACAAGGGTCGAATTCCTTTTTAACAGCGAGCGTAGGAACAGACTTATTATTGATTGGTGCAGGAGTTGCAACTGCCGTGCCGCTTCTTTATTTTGCAAAGGGGGCACAGAAAATTCCACTCTCCTTACTTGGCTTTCTCCAATACATCGCACCAACATTAACCCTTATTTTAGGTGTTTTTGTATATCAGGAGCATTTCACAAAAACACAACTTTTAGCCTTTCTATTTATTTGGTCGGCCTTAACCATATATTCATTATCGAAAAGTAAGCTATTGCCTAAAAAAGAATTTAAAAATGAAAAACAGGCGACTCTTTAA
- the mbcS gene encoding acyl-CoA synthetase MbcS — MKREDLIAPEKYNLVSEMERFAQDPERIALKWENESGETKQVTYMQLMKAVNQAGNVFTQNGLMKGDVALVIVPRLIEAYVVYLAALKAGMVVIPSSEMLRQKDLQYRISHGDVKAVISYYPYVDQFEHITETQPLVKFTLGAAEKGWVHLDAEMRNASEEFPIADTLRDDMAFLSYTSGTTGNPKGVVHTHGWAFAHLKTAAPKWLCIEDGDTVWATAGPGWQKWIWSPFLSVLGSGGTGLVYNGKFEPKKYLSLLQKYDVNVLCCTPTEYRLMAKVDNLSDYQLPNLHSAVSAGEPLNREVIETFRKYFTIDVRDGYGQTENTLLVGVTKGMELKPGSMGKPTPGNRVEIINDEGQVCAVGEVGDIAVHVETPALFKNYYKDPERTAMQFRGDYYVTGDKAKMDEEGYFWFEGRGDDIIISSGYTIGPFEVEDALVKHPFVKECAVVASPDEIRGFIVKAFVVLQEDIDAADPDLTKTLQEHVKTLTAPYKYPRKIEYLTELPKTTSGKIRRIELRQKEMESVK; from the coding sequence ATGAAAAGAGAAGATTTGATTGCACCCGAAAAGTATAATCTTGTTTCTGAAATGGAGCGTTTTGCTCAAGACCCGGAAAGAATTGCCTTAAAGTGGGAAAATGAGTCAGGAGAAACGAAGCAAGTTACATATATGCAATTAATGAAGGCGGTAAATCAAGCGGGAAATGTTTTTACCCAGAATGGTTTAATGAAAGGCGACGTCGCTCTCGTCATTGTACCTCGTCTAATTGAAGCCTACGTTGTCTATTTGGCAGCATTAAAGGCAGGCATGGTTGTCATTCCTAGTTCAGAAATGCTGAGGCAAAAGGATTTACAATATCGTATTTCACATGGAGATGTAAAGGCTGTTATTAGTTATTATCCTTATGTAGATCAATTTGAACATATTACCGAAACTCAGCCGCTTGTTAAGTTCACTCTAGGTGCGGCGGAGAAGGGCTGGGTCCATCTAGATGCTGAAATGAGAAATGCCAGTGAGGAATTCCCGATTGCAGATACGCTTCGCGATGATATGGCATTTTTATCTTATACATCAGGAACCACTGGAAATCCAAAGGGTGTTGTCCACACACATGGATGGGCCTTTGCCCATTTAAAAACAGCGGCACCTAAATGGCTTTGTATTGAAGATGGCGATACCGTTTGGGCAACTGCAGGCCCTGGCTGGCAAAAATGGATTTGGAGTCCGTTCCTATCCGTTCTTGGCTCAGGCGGCACTGGTTTAGTCTATAACGGAAAATTTGAACCGAAGAAATATTTAAGCCTGCTGCAAAAATATGATGTCAATGTGCTTTGCTGTACACCGACTGAGTATCGATTAATGGCAAAGGTAGACAATTTATCCGACTATCAATTACCAAACCTTCACAGTGCTGTTTCAGCGGGTGAGCCGTTAAATCGTGAGGTGATTGAAACCTTTAGAAAGTATTTTACCATTGATGTCCGCGACGGCTATGGGCAAACCGAAAATACCCTTCTTGTCGGTGTAACAAAAGGCATGGAATTGAAACCAGGGTCAATGGGCAAGCCGACACCTGGAAACAGAGTTGAAATTATTAATGATGAGGGTCAGGTTTGTGCGGTCGGAGAGGTTGGTGATATTGCGGTTCATGTGGAAACACCTGCCTTGTTTAAAAACTACTATAAAGATCCGGAAAGAACGGCGATGCAGTTCCGCGGTGATTATTATGTGACAGGTGATAAAGCAAAAATGGACGAGGAAGGCTATTTTTGGTTCGAAGGCCGCGGTGATGACATTATAATTAGCTCGGGCTACACGATTGGACCGTTTGAAGTAGAAGATGCCCTCGTCAAACATCCATTTGTAAAAGAGTGTGCCGTTGTTGCAAGTCCGGATGAAATTCGCGGCTTTATTGTCAAAGCATTCGTTGTCTTACAAGAAGATATCGACGCAGCTGATCCTGATTTAACGAAAACCTTGCAGGAGCATGTAAAAACACTTACTGCACCGTACAAATATCCAAGGAAAATTGAGTATTTGACAGAGCTTCCGAAAACAACCTCAGGGAAAATTCGCCGAATTGAGTTGCGCCAAAAAGAAATGGAATCAGTAAAATAA
- a CDS encoding alpha/beta-type small acid-soluble spore protein has protein sequence MASNNSNQLLVPGVEQALDQMKYEIANEFGVNLGADTTSRANGSVGGEITKRLVAMAEQQLGGGFSR, from the coding sequence ATGGCAAGCAACAACTCAAATCAATTACTAGTTCCTGGTGTTGAACAAGCTCTTGACCAAATGAAATATGAAATCGCAAATGAATTTGGTGTTAATCTTGGAGCAGATACTACTTCACGTGCTAACGGTTCAGTTGGTGGTGAAATCACAAAACGTCTAGTAGCAATGGCTGAGCAACAATTAGGCGGAGGATTTTCTCGTTAA
- a CDS encoding cysteine desulfurase family protein yields the protein MIYLDNSATTKPFKEVLDSFVTVSSEYFGNPSSLHSLGGQAEKLLSQAREQLAKLIKVKPAEIYFTSGGTESNNIAIKGAARLNRNKGRHIITSSVEHASVRAAMEELEQEGFEITYLPVDENGRVGVDDVEKAIRKDTILISIMQVNNEVGSVQPITEIGEILKNYSQILFHVDTVQGIGKVPLSLKNSNVGLCSLSAHKFHGLKGTGALFIREGARLAPLFSGGNQERKMRSGTENVAGAVAMAKALRMTMDKSEAGLERMKKIQSMLRTELNEIDGVKIHTPVIHSAPHIVNFSLIGMRSEVFIHALEQQGVFVSTTSACSSKRKSPSKTLLAMGVPESLAESAIRVSLSFENTEDETKTAVSVIKKTANQLRKVMD from the coding sequence ATGATTTATTTAGATAATAGTGCAACGACAAAACCATTTAAAGAAGTATTAGATTCCTTTGTAACGGTTTCAAGTGAATACTTTGGCAATCCTTCCTCCCTACATAGTTTAGGGGGACAGGCTGAAAAGCTCTTATCACAAGCAAGGGAACAGCTGGCGAAGCTAATAAAGGTAAAGCCGGCTGAGATTTATTTTACCTCAGGTGGAACCGAAAGTAATAATATTGCAATAAAAGGTGCGGCCCGATTGAATAGAAATAAAGGACGTCACATCATTACATCAAGTGTGGAGCACGCCTCTGTCAGGGCTGCTATGGAGGAGCTCGAACAGGAAGGTTTCGAGATCACCTATCTTCCTGTAGACGAGAACGGAAGAGTTGGTGTGGATGATGTCGAAAAAGCAATTCGAAAAGATACAATTCTCATTTCGATCATGCAGGTGAATAATGAAGTGGGCAGCGTTCAGCCGATAACTGAAATTGGCGAAATACTAAAAAATTATTCCCAAATCTTATTTCATGTTGATACCGTTCAGGGCATTGGCAAAGTACCCCTGTCTTTAAAGAATAGCAATGTGGGCCTTTGCTCACTGTCAGCTCATAAATTCCATGGGCTAAAAGGGACAGGCGCGCTGTTTATTCGTGAAGGAGCCAGACTCGCTCCATTATTTTCAGGGGGTAATCAAGAACGAAAGATGCGCAGCGGCACGGAAAATGTTGCAGGGGCAGTTGCCATGGCAAAAGCATTAAGAATGACTATGGATAAAAGTGAAGCAGGTTTGGAAAGAATGAAGAAAATCCAGAGCATGCTAAGAACGGAGCTAAATGAAATAGATGGTGTCAAGATCCATACACCAGTCATACATTCAGCACCCCATATTGTAAACTTTTCCCTTATTGGGATGAGATCGGAAGTGTTTATCCACGCTCTTGAGCAGCAGGGTGTATTTGTTTCGACGACAAGTGCTTGCTCATCAAAAAGGAAATCACCTAGTAAAACGCTGCTTGCCATGGGTGTTCCCGAGAGTTTAGCGGAAAGTGCCATCAGGGTCAGCCTCTCCTTTGAAAATACGGAAGATGAAACAAAAACAGCTGTTTCAGTGATTAAAAAAACAGCAAACCAATTACGAAAGGTTATGGATTAA
- the thiI gene encoding tRNA uracil 4-sulfurtransferase ThiI, producing MKYDRILIRYGEISTKGRNRNKFVDKLRKSVRIALAPFPNIKIESSRDRMYVLLNGENGIEIMGRLKTIFGIQSFSPAIKVERDVPSLKETSLELVQSLYKDGQTFKITPKRSDKTFELNTEGINHTIGGHLLQHIPGLKVDVKNPDINLRIEVRKEAVYLSCETIQGAGGLPIGSSGKAMLMLSGGIDSPVAGYLAMKRGLEIEAVHFFSPPFTSERSKEKVIDLSKKLAEIYGSITMHIVPFTDIQQAIREQIPENYSMTTTRRMMLRITDEIRKRQEGLAIVTGESLGQVASQTLESMYAINEVTNTPILRPLITMDKTEIIKLAEEIDTFEISNRPFEDCCTIFVPSSPKTKPKREKVQHFESYFDFEPLIQVAVQEVETIVVKREDEQKSEFESLF from the coding sequence ATGAAATATGATCGAATATTAATTCGCTATGGCGAGATTTCAACGAAGGGGCGAAATCGCAATAAATTTGTTGATAAACTTCGAAAAAGTGTAAGAATTGCACTCGCTCCCTTTCCAAACATTAAGATTGAATCAAGCCGAGATCGGATGTATGTGTTATTAAATGGTGAAAATGGAATAGAAATCATGGGAAGATTAAAGACTATATTTGGGATTCAATCCTTTAGCCCGGCAATCAAGGTGGAAAGAGATGTACCATCCTTAAAAGAGACGTCACTGGAATTAGTTCAATCCTTATACAAGGATGGGCAAACGTTTAAAATTACACCTAAACGGTCGGATAAAACATTTGAATTGAATACAGAAGGAATCAATCACACAATTGGCGGTCATTTACTGCAACATATTCCGGGACTCAAAGTGGATGTGAAAAATCCGGATATTAATTTACGGATTGAAGTCCGAAAAGAAGCCGTTTATCTTTCTTGCGAAACGATACAGGGTGCGGGTGGGCTTCCAATCGGATCAAGCGGGAAAGCGATGCTCATGCTTTCCGGTGGCATTGACAGCCCTGTGGCCGGCTATTTGGCGATGAAACGTGGATTAGAAATCGAAGCCGTTCATTTTTTTAGTCCCCCATTCACGAGTGAGCGGTCAAAGGAAAAAGTAATTGATTTATCTAAAAAGCTAGCGGAGATATACGGTTCCATCACCATGCATATAGTGCCGTTTACAGATATTCAACAAGCAATTCGTGAGCAAATTCCGGAAAACTATTCGATGACAACGACAAGAAGAATGATGCTGCGAATCACAGATGAGATTCGGAAAAGACAGGAAGGGCTTGCTATTGTTACAGGCGAAAGCCTTGGGCAGGTTGCAAGTCAGACATTAGAGAGCATGTATGCGATCAATGAGGTTACGAATACACCTATTTTGCGCCCATTGATTACAATGGATAAAACAGAAATCATAAAACTGGCAGAGGAAATCGATACATTTGAAATATCTAACAGACCGTTTGAAGATTGCTGTACCATCTTTGTTCCATCCTCACCTAAAACAAAACCGAAAAGAGAAAAAGTCCAACATTTTGAAAGCTATTTTGATTTTGAACCATTGATTCAGGTAGCGGTTCAAGAGGTTGAGACGATCGTCGTTAAACGGGAGGACGAACAGAAATCGGAATTTGAATCATTATTTTAG